CCTCCTTAACGCATGATCAGGCCGCCATCGACCACCAGTGTCTGGCCGACGACATAGCTCGAGGAGCTGGAACACAGGAACGCGATGGCCTCGGCCACTTCGCGGGTTTCGCCCATGCGCTGCAGGGGAATGACCGACACGGTCTGGCGGATCACGTTGCGCGGCACGCGCTTGGTCATTACCGACTCAATCAAGCCCGGGGCCACGGCATTCACTCGTACGCCCTTGGAGCCCAGTTCGGCGGCCAGGGTACGGGTGAAACCGATCATCCCGGCCTTGGCCGAGCTGTAGTTGGTCTGGCCGAAGCTGTTGGTCATGCCGGCGATCGACGAGACGTTGACCACGCTCGCCAGCTTGGCCTTGCGCAGCAGGCGCAGACAGGCCTTGGTGGCCATGAAGGTGCCGTACAGGTTGGTCTTGATGACGTCGTCGAACTCCTCGAGCTCCATCATCGAGAACAGGTTGTCGCGGTACTTGCCGGCGTTATTCACCAGCACATCGAGCTTGCCGTCGGCCTCCTCGATCTGCGCCATGGCCGCGTCCAGCTCGGCCTTGTTGGTGATGTCGCACTTGAGCGCCACCACCCGCCCGGCGAACTCCTGGCGGTCAGCCAGCTCGCCCAGCCGCGCCGGGTTGTTGTTGTAGGTGGCGTACACCTTGCAACCGTCCTCCAGCAGCTTCTCGCACACCGCCAGACCGATATCGCCACTGGCGCCGGTCACCAAGGCGACCTTCCCCTGCAAATCCGTATAACTTGCCATTGCCCTAGCCCTATCTTCTGGTTGTCACCCGAGCACAACCGCTGCCACTGCATGGGTGCCGCAGTGGGATATGCTCAAACTCGCCGCAGTCAGTCCTGACTGCTGCATCAGGTCGAGGAAACGCCCGGCGAAGACCAGGTAAGGCCGCCCCGTTTCCTCATGTTCGATCTGCAGGTCGTGGAACAGCACGCCATCGCGAAACCCCGTTCCCAACGCCTTGACGGCCGCCTCCTTGGCCGCCCAGATGCCCGCAGCACGCTCCGCGTTGGCCGCGACATCACCGATGTAGTCACGCTCCTGCGCCGTGTAGACCCGGCTCATGAAACCCTCGCCGCTGCGCTGGCTGGCCGTGCGGATGCGCTCGACCTGCACGATGTCGATACCGATATGCATGGCCCTGCCCTACAGCCGCTGTGGCATGCCGGCGGCCACTGGCAGCACCTGCATTTCGTCGATGAACTGGCGGGCCATACGGTCGTCGCGCAGCAGGGTCAGCCCCCGCTCGCGCCAGAACGCCCAGCCCTGAGCCGCCAGCAGCAAGGCGCAGAACAGCGGGAACGGCAGGCGCTGCGGCAACGCGGCCAGCACCAGGCAGAGCAGCACGGCCCAGGCCGCGATCAGCGCGGCATAGCCGGCATGCCGCAGCAGCAGCGCGGACTCGCGCCGCGGCCGTGGTGACTCGCAGCGCACCAGGCTGGACAGCTGCTCGCCGACCTGCGCGAACAGCCGCGAGCGGCGTGCGCCGAACAGGCTGAAGAAGGCCGCCACCCAGGCGAGGATCACCGCGGCGACGATGAATTCAGGGGTGCCGTAACCGCCCTGCAGGCTGAAGGCCGGCTTGTCCTGCAGCGGCCAGATCAGGCTCAGGGTCAGCAGCAGGCTGATGCCCAGGTCTTCCAGGCGATAGCGCCGGGCATCGCGCGGCTGCTTGAGATGGCCGGCCAGGGCAGCCTCGCCCTCGATGCTGACCAGGGCCATGAAATACGGCGCGCTGGCGGCCAGGATCAGCCCCAGCAGCAGCGGCAGGACGCCACACAGCACGCCCAGCGCCAGCAGTTCCAGGTGCGCCGGCCACAACGCCTGACCGGCCAGCAACAGCAGTGCCACCAGTAGCGTCACCAGACCCGGCAGGACAAATGGCTGCTTGAGCGGGTTGAGCCCGTTGATCAGCGGCGTCACGCGCAACTGGTGCAGCCTGGCCAGCTCCCCCTGACCGGGCATGAACTTCAGCGCCCGCGCGGCATAGATCCAGTAGCCCGGCGCGTCGCGCACGGCGCCCAGGGTCGCGGTGAAGGCGATGCACATGCCGGCCAGCAGCAGGGCCGGCACGCCAAGCTGCGGGCTGTTGCGCAGCAGAGCCCAGGTCAGCAGCAGGCACAGCAGGCTGAGACCCAGCCACAGGCTGAAGGCATAACGACCGATATGACGCTGAAAATTCGGCAACATGGGCGCGTTCTCAGTCCGTCACTCGGCCAGCGCCGGCGCCAGCAGGTCACTTACGTGACGCGCCTGGGGGGCCGGTTGCAGTTCGAAATCCAGAAGCAGGCGGCCCAGTACCTTCTTCGGCCCGACCTCCAGGAAGCGGCCGAAGCCAGCGCCGGCCAGAGCCAGGATGGTTTCCCGCCAGCGCACGGTGGAATACAGGTTGCTCACCAGGTCTTCGCGCAGCTGCGCCAGCGAGGCCGCCGGCGCCGCCGCCTGATTGCTGTAGACCGGCAGGCGCGGTGCATGGAAGGTCAGGCCGTCGATCACCGCCTGGAATTCTTCACGGCCGAGCAGCATCAGCGAGCTGTGCCAGGCGCCGTTGACCGGCAGCTTGACCTGCTCGTAGCCGGCCGCCAGCAGGGCCGGCAGCAACTCGCGCAGGCTCGCCTTGTAGCCGGAAATCACCTGCTGGCGTGGCGAGTTGTCGTTGGCCACGGTGATGCCGTCGCCTAGCTCGTGGGCGGCGATCAGTTCGGCGATGGCCTCGCGGTCGATGCCCTTGATCGCGTACATCACCCCGTCGGTCTGTTCGGCCAGCTTCTGCATGATCCGCCCGCGGGCAGCCACGGCGCGGAACACGTCCTGCAGCTCCAGCACGCCAGCGGCGTACAGCGCGGAGAACTCGCCAACGCTATGCCCGGCCACCGCCAGCTCGCCCACCTCGATCTGCTCGCGCAAGGCCACCAGGCTGGCGATGTTCACCGTGGTCACCGCCACCTGCTGGTACTCGGTCTTGTCCAGCTTGGGCATCGGCCCCTTCAGGCACAGGCGGCGTACGTCGAAGCCGGCAATATCGCTGGCGCAGTCCCATACCTGCTTGGTGGCCGGCGAGCTGTCGCAGACCTCGTTGCCCATGCCGATATGCTGCGTCCCCTGCCCGGGGAACAGCAGCGCCAATGGAGACCCTGCGTTACCAGATTGTTCGTATGCCGGCATAGCCCACCCCACTCGTTGCCAATCGCCCAAATTCGCTTCTGTCCGGGCCGCCCAGATAAGCCCCGCCGACATACACTTCGAAATGCCGGCTCAGTTGTGAAGACAGATGCACATTGATGGTGAAACTCTGATCTTCCACGTTGTAAATCGTCGAACTTTCCCAAGACAGGCTGCGCAACTCCAGGTTGCTCTTGTCGAGGTGCGTCATCAGATACTGGCGGCCTGTCAGTACATCCCGCCGGGCCATGTTGTCGGCCTCCTGCACGGCCAGTAACTGATAACCGCGATAAACGGCAAACCCACTTTTCTGATACGCCGACTCGTTGACTTCGAGCGTATCGAAATAGTTATCCCAGTCGTCCTTGCCCCAGCCCTGATCCTGAAACAGGTATTCCAGGGAAATCGCCAGATTGCTTGCCGTGGTATAACGAAGGCCGGCGCCAAACTGGTAGAATTCACTCTTCTGCTGTTCTGTAAACAACTCGTCGGCCTGTGGAAAACCGCCCACCTGCAACTTGCCCAGTGCTTCTTTGCCGGGTTCACGCAGTGGACTTTTGTCACTCACTGCCAATTCCACATTGAGTATCCAGTCATCATCGAGAAAACCGCTGGTGCCGATACCCAAGCCTTTGTTCTCTCCCCCCACCATGACCAGCCGCGGATTGAAGTCTTCCCACAGCGCGGTGGTATAGGCGGCGTAATAACGCTCCGCCGAATTGGTACGCTGAGCACTCGTCCAATCGGCCACTCGGCCCTCTTCCGGCGCATTGGCCAGTTGTGGAACAACGGCCAGTTCGAGCGTGCCGTTCTGACTGAACCAGGAACTCTGTGCCACCAGCGAACCTTCTCGGTAGGTATCGCGCCAGGACACCCCCAAACCATTGCTGATACCGCGTGACGCGTAATTGCTGGGGTTTTGCAGAAAATCCAGCGGACTGACAAAGAAGAACTGCCCGTTGCGAATATCTTTCTTGCCCAGATCAATAAACAGCGACTCACCCGGATTCAGCGATACATAGGCCTCACGCACGAAACCACGGCTCTCGTAACCTTCATGCTCTTGCGCGACACCGTTGTCGCCATAACTTTCCAGGCGCTCGCCATAGCCATTGAAATGCAACTTCATGGCACTTGCCGTACAGTCCCCATTCACTTCGCCATAGGTCGTGAACAATCCCATGGCCTGGGTGAAATCCTCATCCGGGTTGAGTTGCGCCTCGCGCACCTGGGTGCCCCCGCCCTCCACTCCGGCAAAGCCTCCGGCACTGCACTCCAGCCCTCTGGCCAAACCGCTGGCGAGCAGCAGCGGGCCCAGAAACGGGGCAAAGCGAAGCCACTTCCGTTGCATCGGAATACCTACCGTTCTCGGCGAAATTATTTAACGCAAACGCAGCAAGTACTCTTTCTGGAAATAGCTTTCCGGTACTTCTTCGAGACGCACATCGGAATACAACATGCGCGTGTACTGTTCTTTCTGCAGACTGTCTTCGATATAGATTTCGTGTGGGCGCTCGACCCCCAGCGCCATCTTGTAATCCCGGTACCAGGCGCGCTTGAGCACCTTGTCGTTACTCGAAAG
The window above is part of the Pseudomonas alcaligenes genome. Proteins encoded here:
- a CDS encoding SDR family NAD(P)-dependent oxidoreductase, which translates into the protein MASYTDLQGKVALVTGASGDIGLAVCEKLLEDGCKVYATYNNNPARLGELADRQEFAGRVVALKCDITNKAELDAAMAQIEEADGKLDVLVNNAGKYRDNLFSMMELEEFDDVIKTNLYGTFMATKACLRLLRKAKLASVVNVSSIAGMTNSFGQTNYSSAKAGMIGFTRTLAAELGSKGVRVNAVAPGLIESVMTKRVPRNVIRQTVSVIPLQRMGETREVAEAIAFLCSSSSSYVVGQTLVVDGGLIMR
- the acpS gene encoding holo-ACP synthase codes for the protein MHIGIDIVQVERIRTASQRSGEGFMSRVYTAQERDYIGDVAANAERAAGIWAAKEAAVKALGTGFRDGVLFHDLQIEHEETGRPYLVFAGRFLDLMQQSGLTAASLSISHCGTHAVAAVVLG
- a CDS encoding ACP S-malonyltransferase; this encodes MSAGLIWAARTEANLGDWQRVGWAMPAYEQSGNAGSPLALLFPGQGTQHIGMGNEVCDSSPATKQVWDCASDIAGFDVRRLCLKGPMPKLDKTEYQQVAVTTVNIASLVALREQIEVGELAVAGHSVGEFSALYAAGVLELQDVFRAVAARGRIMQKLAEQTDGVMYAIKGIDREAIAELIAAHELGDGITVANDNSPRQQVISGYKASLRELLPALLAAGYEQVKLPVNGAWHSSLMLLGREEFQAVIDGLTFHAPRLPVYSNQAAAPAASLAQLREDLVSNLYSTVRWRETILALAGAGFGRFLEVGPKKVLGRLLLDFELQPAPQARHVSDLLAPALAE